Genomic DNA from Lycorma delicatula isolate Av1 chromosome 5, ASM4794821v1, whole genome shotgun sequence:
AATTTGGGAGaaattatcatttcaaattaataaataaattcttgaaagtcggatttgaataagaaacaaaattaaatactccTATCCAGCTAAGCTAAAGAGATTTGTAGAAACTACAAATCTCATGTACAGGTACAAATCTCAGGTATGCAGGTACAGGTTTGTATCTGCTTGTACAAACCTAACACTTTAAAAGTGAGTGACTTACAGTCTATAATCATACTCCAAAGCCACTGACCTACTCCAAATCTAAGTATTTCAAAGTTTTCTCAGTCAGCTCAGCCTCCATCTCACTCATTTGAATTCACTTTTGTGACTATCTccttttaccttaaaatttttctactcttttcaGGCAGTATACATCCACTTGGATGACTCTTCTTAGTTAGCATTAAGTTTCTAACTTTTATTACAAAGCTGaaatagttaaaactatttaaaacaaaaaaaaaaaaaacaaaaacaataatcttacataaactataaaagtaaagaaaaagacaactaaaacttacttaaaaaaaatgattgaaatgaattaaattgttgtacaattattcattatttactagcttgatttatattattaagataaaatgttaGGCTCCAAtggttaacaaataaatatacaataatttgtacaagtttttataataattaacactgaaatgtattaatttcttAAGTAAAGAACTGTTACATGAATTCCACAGATTATTTACTAACTTAATGACTTAATATATACAATGCAATATtgcttaacaatatttaaatttattaatacagtaaaacctgATTTGTCAGTTTCTAATCccttttaaatatgataataaataagagaaataaaacagaaatgattttaattagcATCAATTCTGTTAGTAATAAGTATTATGATCATGTAATCAAAATAGTTATCAGCGACTTGACATGGTATACAAAGTCATGCTCAAAATGGCATAGCTATTCTAGGAAAAGTAGGGAATGAGAAGACATCCTATTGCCCTTCTTTCTAGGCTAAATAGACAAGATGCAGCTGACATACTGCCATACAAGTGATATTCACTGGGTTGTATAGGGtcagatagttttatttttcttaaaataataaaaaagtaatgaaatctggAAGATTTTGAGTTCAAATACTGAGGGTTGATACTTTTTGCAAGTGACAAAGATGTCAAATAACATTCCCATATGCCAGCTTTAAATTTATGTGGTGttgtcaagaaaaaaattacaaatatgatttctaataataatgaatttttataaaatactaataagaTATCATGCTGGGAGAATTACACATTTTGCTACGTGGTTAATATAATTGGCAATCAGTTCTTACCACAAAGCGCAAGttcaaattgaattaataaaaaacaataaacaaaagttGGTTATCAGCAACTTCATTAAATACAGGTATTAGCAATGCTAACTagtatataagttattaatagtCATGTCAGAAACTCAAgctatgttacaaaattaattaattgcttgTCACATTACTTGataccataaattaaaattaatggtatCTGAAAAAGTAAATTGCTCAAGGGAACAAGATAATCTTATGGAGTATACATAAAGACTGGATGGACTGCAAGGATAAATTCAGAAATAGTTCAAGAAGCTTTTTTTCCCAAGTTTAGTGATTATTTTAAATCACAAGTTCAGGTTCACCCTAACATGCAGTTAAGCAACTTGATAATACACTGTTATGCCGTAGGAAGTTCCTTTTGAAAACATGgaataaagaaacttttactgCTTACaggtcatattttttataaataatcaataatttcagATTCCAGCAATTTTTGAGctgattataattgaaaattaagagGTGTACATTTTGATCAAATTAATGGAAAAACACAGGTCCCCATATGAAAGTGCTGATTTTATCacattgttcacaaaaaaaaaaaaaaaacaagaaaatttatatattttttccaactaatcaacaaataaattcaataattctatTCAGCTActcatatttctttgttattaattattcattaaacacTAACACTGATTTATGgtcatacttatttttatttaagaaagtaattGGTTAAAGATTAGAGAATTTTTGAGAAATTCTGATATTGATGATACCAGTCCACCATGGAGGTGAGCAAAGTGTAGATAAACACTTAAATTTCTTAATGTAGACAAGCTAATTAACTCAACTAATACGTTGACtagaggaatttttatttttttattaatatatatcaagTAAAAGTGAACTTTTatttaaagagattaaaatttgTGATACTAAAAAAGAAACGAAAGTCAGCAAAGTTCATTAATATGCTAACTGAACACACTAACACTAACATATTTACAAAAGGATTAATTTGTGAAGACACCAGATCTATCACTAAACAGACTGCCAACTAATGACTGCTAGAGACTTTGAAAACAAACAATTGGGGATGACTTGTAgttatagttacaaaattacttactcataaatgttgaaaaaaaaaaattactaacattagCTAAACTATATATCACTAAATTATATTAccatacatttaataaatgatcaTATTAACTGGATGACATGTAATCTAGTTTATTACAGATGAACtaggttttactgtattttacatttacaatgaAACTCATAAATACTAAActaattacttttctattttctaatcacataatataaaaactttacttaatgtgctttaatttttttataattacaaaattgtcactataataattttatgaatgattatagaaaaacaaatttaatgaaagtacatgaaaatatgtttatttacagtaatactataataaattaatttaataaaaacatgatatttttatcatgtcttgccttggtaattttttttttattatttattgaactacaatcaaattttcagtgaaaaaaaagaaataagagaagttttaaattacatcttttgTTACAACTACAAAGTAGATAAACatcttataaatttacttatacatTGAATggatttactaatataaatatataacaaaattttaattcgataaaatatggcaaaaaaaaaatcagtttataggtaatttttaaattgtattagtaagtaaatataatagataataaaatgtaacaaacaagGGCAGgtacaataacaatatttgtttattaaacattttaatttctgttacaaGAATTAATATTAGTGAGCATAATGCACATTGTATTTACCGGGTAAAGAAAGACAGAGCAccaattacacaaaatttatattttaattgttaataaaagttaatataagaaaaaaaacaattagaaactAACAGAACAATGTTGGAATCTCAGGCTGTAGCACAGTTTTTAAAGCACATTAATGTGCTCCATACACTCATTAATGTGCGATAAGAATTGTATGACTACTGTATATTACACAACTTTATTCACTTTAGTTTCAGAATAATACTAAACAGTAATGTCTATGACTCAATTACCTGAGTAAGGTAGCATCCACAACAGTTTCAACAGCCTGTCAGATTCACAAACAGAAAATCtggcttataataaataaaaggtaagaaatttatataggtgcagtttattaaaaaaacaactgataacAAAAGGCTAgataaaactaatgaattttttataaaatgtgtgtaCATTTCTGCATAAATGATCTAAATCTTGACAGAAATTCACAGAATttctgtaattaaacattttgtgtaATTACAAATCCCAACTTTTTGACAGATTTCAAGAGGAAAAGTATAATGCATAacatataaaatggaaaaattagatGTCTATGTATTAAGCTTGTACGTTTAAAATGGAtacaatttctaataaataaaatatactgggCTTGGCTTTTTCACTTATACATGTGTACACCAATTCCTCAGTCAATTCTTTATTGTTACaaagaaaatacatattatttgcAACAAACTAATAAGTGGACATTTCAGGGGctttagaacaaatttttactgcttgttttcttttaaatttggataaccctactttgttttaaaataaaagacttaaccTTACTAGTGGTGGTATCTCATAGCATATTACAGATTTGAgagaatatatgaaataaaagaaaaaatcagttaAGAGAACCATAATGGTTCTCATAGGCAAAAACAGAATGACCATTAACAAAAGTGGAATAAATAACTGTAACTCTGACAATTTAAGCAAtcaaaaacataagtaaaagcaatgtgataaatctatttttaatttgtaaaaaattttatttttatttttgtactggcATGAACTGAcaaattacaacaatttaaaaCGTGAATCAAAACGGAAACAACTTTTGAATGTGTTTACTAATCTTGAATCACTTTGTGCAATCTTAATTccacaatttattttcttatacctgCGGTTACTTTGGGATTCCCCACTTCATGTCATCTTTAGTAAGTACAGTGCATAAATGTTACAGCATAAGTGAAAGACAtcatatttctacaaagaaatcaatataaatctcagtcttttttataaaataaaaaactttgttataGCATATCAGCCATTAATAAAACAACTAAGGAAGACCAACCTGTAAACGATTTTGTTCCTTGGCCTTCACCAGTTTTATCATTGTATTGTTCCCAGATATACCCTGTACGTTTATAttctctataaatattattaattaatatgtttttcaacTTTTCATATATTTCAGCTGAAAGGCTAGAATAAGGACCAGGAATTTTGCTGTAATGCAACAAAGATCTTACAGCCATAAAATTCATGTTAATCCAAATAGGTCCTCTCCAGTAAGGACCATCATGTTCAGTATTATACTTCAAATACAATGGACTTTTTTTGGCTAATGAACGTAAGCCATAACTTGTCCAACAAAGATCAggatttttaatatcattcaatattttttctaatttaggtGAATTTGAATcgattagatgaaaaaaaaatggaaacatacTAACATAACCAAAAGTCGAATCCACAAACTGAAGGACAGGGTCTTTAAGAACAACACGAATCACATCTTGTTGTACAGGTGGTGCAGGAGGAGGTGGTGGCGGCGGTCGACTTAGAACAACAGCATCTGTATGTAAACCAAAATCAGAGTACGCTTCAGTTTTTGGAGACCAATGTAAACTATCTAATAAATTTTGGTCAGATAAATAGTCATAGGTTTCTTCATATTTCCTACTGGAACGATTTAAAATCTTTGCTAATTCTGCAATCGTTGCAGCGCTTAAAGCGATCCAACATCTTAAATCGACATGACGTTCATCGATATTAGGATGCGATGCTCTTGGATAATCATCTAAACCAGAAGTTAATGTTTTAGGATTTAATTCGTGAACTGTTTTACCATCTCTACCACGCCAACGATAAGTTCCTGGTAAATCCCCAAACTGTGTGGTATTAAACCAATTGAACCAAGCAGTTAATCTTGGATATAATCTATCTAATGTAGCCAGTCTTTTATCTTCTAATATATGTTCTTTGaaattatctaatataaattttaaagttaggaAAAATGTAGGTGGATTGGCATTCGTATTTATTTGTGTTACAAACTGTTCTGGTACTTTGGCTAAAGCTTCAGCCCCTAAAATTTGTTCTCTAGGAATCCAACCTTCTACATTCATTAAATCAAACCAATGACAAATAATATCTAATTCTATATCTAGATCCCACATAGCGATAAGTAAACCGTGAAAACCTTCATCCCATAAAAATCCTCTAGGGAAAAAACTTCTTGAAGGTACAGCAGTATATAGAGGTGCTTTCCAATACGGTACTGGATCTTTAGTGTATTCTGATTTAACTCTTGAAGAACCATAAAAATAACCAATACCACCAACAAGATTACTAAATGCAGCTTTGGCAAATGATATTTTATCACTGTCATAACCTTTTGCTTTTAattcaaatatcttttcaaatCTGTCATGAAAATTATCAGAATGAcgttttaattcattcatataaACATCCCCAGTAAGCATATTGGTTCTGTCTACATTATCGGATTCATAAACAACATCTATTACAAACGGCGTTTTTACAAGAATTTGTGTAACAATGAAATTAGGAGAATTGCCTTTAGACATATCACCaggtaaaacaatttgtttaccTTCCCCAGGTacattaattactgtaaaaaatgaTAGGAGAGTTTCTTTTAGTTGATTTAATCCTTTAGCTTCAACACTTAAATAAGACTGATGATCGACAGAGCCTGATACATTTAATAATCTTATCGAGAATGGTCCTAATTTATCTGTTTCTCCAACAACACCATATAAACCTTGTTTTTTCTTTGGTGATATAGAGCCCTTTGTATGTTTCTCTATagctgtataaaataaaagagcaaTAGGTTCTGTAGACAATGTTTGATcctgaaacaaattaataaaataaacaaaaataaatattagtccgATGTATAATTTTGCAAACAGGTATGTGAATTTGTCATCAGTACTTTTTCACTTAAAGTGGCGATTTCTTCTTTTGTCAGAGATAATAAGGAAATGTGGGTGGCAAATACAAAATCTGACTTAAATACAAGATTATTGAAATAACCATGGTAAGTTGAACACAGTGGTTTAATATGAGTTCTTAGGAATATAATCATGGTATGAGGTATTAGATCTGGAGAGGTGGTAATGGGAGAGATAccagtaacaaataaaaacaatcataaataaaaagcagaattctgatacaaaataataatttttaaatatcaaacaatGTTATGAATATAAAGGGCATTTCAAgtatatgtaacaaaataatcaaCTTAGAGAGActgatacaaatttatatatatatatatatctgtgtgtgcgCATGTTTGAAAATCTAAGAAAGAAATTAGGTCTTAGATTTCATGAGGGGAAAATCCTGAAATTCACCTGTTGTGGTAGAGAGTGGGCAGAGTTGTATATATTAAAGTTGATTGGTATATACAAGCAGCTAACGAGTAAAGCAACCAGACAGCTCCACCCCTACAAGTGCCAATGGGCTTTTTGGAGGGCAGATAAGTAGTAGAGGTTTGGGGTACTCTATTGCCCCGGGAGTGAGAAATCATCCCCAAAGGTGGAAGAAACTTCTATAGGAAGTCAATGGCATTAGGATACAGAAGGCAATGGAATAACAATGTATTACTTTTAGGAAAAAGTAATCAGACACCATAATGATGTCTTTTGTTAAACATTCTGGAGGTAAAATGACATCCCATTTGGATCTTCAGGGCAAGCAGCAGAAGGGGTGTTACAGAAAAGACAAAGAAGTGAAAATATGTACGTGAGAATGAAATAGATGAGATAAAAAACAATGGGTAAAGTATATAAGGATCTGTACATAAGAAGGAAACATGAAATACAGGAGGCTGAGATGGAAGAAGAAACTGTAGAAAAGGAAAAAGGTCCAACAATTTTGAGATCTGAAA
This window encodes:
- the GCS1 gene encoding mannosyl-oligosaccharide glucosidase isoform X2, which produces MLGSYAAVIGLLLLPCALLYVYFDFKGYMESLVTTTFDNNPMVVKSSLEVPSKYWGTYRPGVYFGMKTREPYSPVFGIMWYLPRILRATGGGIRHWCENGDNLNRFIWTEHDGVNFGIQEIEDGPFKLTTSFVKRLGGSHGGDWTARITVTNPDQTLSTEPIALLFYTAIEKHTKGSISPKKKQGLYGVVGETDKLGPFSIRLLNVSGSVDHQSYLSVEAKGLNQLKETLLSFFTVINVPGEGKQIVLPGDMSKGNSPNFIVTQILVKTPFVIDVVYESDNVDRTNMLTGDVYMNELKRHSDNFHDRFEKIFELKAKGYDSDKISFAKAAFSNLVGGIGYFYGSSRVKSEYTKDPVPYWKAPLYTAVPSRSFFPRGFLWDEGFHGLLIAMWDLDIELDIICHWFDLMNVEGWIPREQILGAEALAKVPEQFVTQINTNANPPTFFLTLKFILDNFKEHILEDKRLATLDRLYPRLTAWFNWFNTTQFGDLPGTYRWRGRDGKTVHELNPKTLTSGLDDYPRASHPNIDERHVDLRCWIALSAATIAELAKILNRSSRKYEETYDYLSDQNLLDSLHWSPKTEAYSDFGLHTDAVVLSRPPPPPPPAPPVQQDVIRVVLKDPVLQFVDSTFGYVSMFPFFFHLIDSNSPKLEKILNDIKNPDLCWTSYGLRSLAKKSPLYLKYNTEHDGPYWRGPIWINMNFMAVRSLLHYSKIPGPYSSLSAEIYEKLKNILINNIYREYKRTGYIWEQYNDKTGEGQGTKSFTGWSSLVVLLMADML
- the GCS1 gene encoding mannosyl-oligosaccharide glucosidase isoform X1, with translation MARQRKMGNIEKQQQKSVKVNLKERLERSDSSSLRTSVKVIACLICIIIAAYVGYKGYLETRVNTPYDDNKMVVKSSLEVPSKYWGTYRPGVYFGMKTREPYSPVFGIMWYLPRILRATGGGIRHWCENGDNLNRFIWTEHDGVNFGIQEIEDGPFKLTTSFVKRLGGSHGGDWTARITVTNPDQTLSTEPIALLFYTAIEKHTKGSISPKKKQGLYGVVGETDKLGPFSIRLLNVSGSVDHQSYLSVEAKGLNQLKETLLSFFTVINVPGEGKQIVLPGDMSKGNSPNFIVTQILVKTPFVIDVVYESDNVDRTNMLTGDVYMNELKRHSDNFHDRFEKIFELKAKGYDSDKISFAKAAFSNLVGGIGYFYGSSRVKSEYTKDPVPYWKAPLYTAVPSRSFFPRGFLWDEGFHGLLIAMWDLDIELDIICHWFDLMNVEGWIPREQILGAEALAKVPEQFVTQINTNANPPTFFLTLKFILDNFKEHILEDKRLATLDRLYPRLTAWFNWFNTTQFGDLPGTYRWRGRDGKTVHELNPKTLTSGLDDYPRASHPNIDERHVDLRCWIALSAATIAELAKILNRSSRKYEETYDYLSDQNLLDSLHWSPKTEAYSDFGLHTDAVVLSRPPPPPPPAPPVQQDVIRVVLKDPVLQFVDSTFGYVSMFPFFFHLIDSNSPKLEKILNDIKNPDLCWTSYGLRSLAKKSPLYLKYNTEHDGPYWRGPIWINMNFMAVRSLLHYSKIPGPYSSLSAEIYEKLKNILINNIYREYKRTGYIWEQYNDKTGEGQGTKSFTGWSSLVVLLMADML